TTTCAACAGGCGATCGCCCAAACTCCTGAAGATACAATTGCCAAGCTTTATATCAAGCGCTGTCAAAATATTTTAACCTCCCTTGCCCCTCAATCTCCCCTGTATTCTACTCTGTGAAGAACAATTGAAGGGGTTATGCACGGCGCGCAAACTAACCCCTCTCCCTAGGGGGAGGGGTTGGGGGTGAGGGAAAGTTCGCCACCCATTGAGGCTTGCTATATAACGTTTTTTGATTAAATAAGATAGGGCGCGATCTCTCTAAATTCCCCTTAGTAAGGGGGACTTTGAAGAAAGTGTACTTCACGAACCCCAGCTTAACAGGTTGAATAGTTTGCTGGAGTTGCGGGAGAAACATTTTCAGCCGTCGGATGCAATGGCAGAAAAATGGTAAATTCTGTTCCTTCATCCACTTGAGAGTCACAAGTCAGCTTACCATTGTGTTTTTCAACAATAATTTGATAGCTAATGGCTAACCCCAAACCCGTTCCCACACCTCTAGGTTTTGTGGTAAAAAATGCATCATAAATTTTGGCTTGATTTTCCGGAGAAATACCCATACCATTATCAGCAATTCGGATAACTAACCATTCGGGTTGCTGGCATTCTGTGGTGATTTTGATTTGTTTATCCCGCGATTCCGGAAGTTCTAGTAAAGCATCAATGGCATTACTAATAATATTCATAAAAACTTGATAGAGCAAGCCCGTATAGCCTGGAATGGGGGGAGTATTACCATACTGACAAGCAATTTGAATGCCTTTTTTAATTCGGTTATTCAAAATCAGCAACGTGCTTTCTATACATTCCTGGACGTTTACTGGATGGGGTTCAGTATCATCTAGACGGGAAAAATTCTTGAGACTGAGGACAATTTGCCGAACGCGATCGGCTCCTACTTGCATAGAATTGACTAAATTAGGCAAATCTTCAATTAAGAATTCAATTTCTAACTCCTCAGTGCGATCGCGAATTTCTGAAGGCGGATCGGGAACCTTCTCTTGGTAAAGTTCTAAAATCTCTAATAAGTCTCTAATATACTCATCGGCATGAATTAAGTTACCGTAAATAAAGTTCACCGGATTATTAATTTCATGGGCGACTCCCGCTAGCATTTGCCCTAAACTAGACATCTTCTCATTTTCTAAAAGGCGCGTTGCTTGTTCGGCTTTTTGCTCCTTTAATAAAGCATTGACGCGCTGAATTAACTGATTCAACGAAACCGCCAAAACCCCCACTTCATCCTGCGTTTTTACCTCAGCTTGGAGTTCAAAATTCGACTCCTGAGTCACCCGCCGCGCGACGTGAGTTAGATTTTGAATTGGCGTTGCGATCGCTCTGCTCGTATACAGGGAAATAATAATCCCCAAAATAATGGTATAAAAGATACTATGGGCTATAATTTGCCAGCGTAATTGAATCGCTTCATCTAAATGATGATGCGCTGCATCCTCATCCTCAAAAGCTTGTTCCGCCCAATTACGCAAATCGATTGAAAATTGCTCTAACTCTCCAACAATAGTGCTACTATTCAGCGCCAATAAAGCTTGTTGAGCCGCTGCTCTTTCAACGCCTCCCAGTGCAGAAATGTCTGTTTCCCCTAGTTGGGATTGAACCTGTTCTAAATAAAGTTGCGGTATGGGTAAATATCGTTGAAGAAACCTCGCAAGTTCCGGTTTGTTATGCTCCAGAACAAAACGCTCGACTTCTGTCATC
Above is a window of Desertifilum tharense IPPAS B-1220 DNA encoding:
- a CDS encoding sensor histidine kinase, with the translated sequence MHQQQLPFALDFPSEFQREYVAFVQQVRNVQALMTEVERFVLEHNKPELARFLQRYLPIPQLYLEQVQSQLGETDISALGGVERAAAQQALLALNSSTIVGELEQFSIDLRNWAEQAFEDEDAAHHHLDEAIQLRWQIIAHSIFYTIILGIIISLYTSRAIATPIQNLTHVARRVTQESNFELQAEVKTQDEVGVLAVSLNQLIQRVNALLKEQKAEQATRLLENEKMSSLGQMLAGVAHEINNPVNFIYGNLIHADEYIRDLLEILELYQEKVPDPPSEIRDRTEELEIEFLIEDLPNLVNSMQVGADRVRQIVLSLKNFSRLDDTEPHPVNVQECIESTLLILNNRIKKGIQIACQYGNTPPIPGYTGLLYQVFMNIISNAIDALLELPESRDKQIKITTECQQPEWLVIRIADNGMGISPENQAKIYDAFFTTKPRGVGTGLGLAISYQIIVEKHNGKLTCDSQVDEGTEFTIFLPLHPTAENVSPATPANYSTC